From the genome of Candidatus Defluviilinea proxima:
CGCTGACGGCCCTATTGAGCCCGCGATGTTGGAGTATTTCAAACGGGGAATTAGCACTGCCGAACAGCGCAACGCAGACCTTCTCATTGTTCAATTAAATACCCCCGGCGGGGGCATCGGAACCATGCTCGAAATCGTCAACGCGATTCGTTCGAGCAAGGTCCCTGTGGTGATCTATGTAGCGCCACGCGGGGCGATCGCGGCCAGCGCGGGAGCATTGATCACGATGGCAGGACAGGCTTCTGCGATGGCACCCGAAACGACCATTGGGGCGGTGATCCCGATTGATGGCTCAGGACAAAACCTTGACTCGGATCTCAGGACAAAGGAGATCAACACTCTAAAGGAAAAGATCCATCCCTTTGTGTCACCGCGCGGCGATGCGGCCCTCAAGCTTGCCGAGTCGATGATCGAAAAAGGGACATCGGCTGATGCAAACAAAGCACTCGATGCAAAACTTGTAGACTTCCTTGCCGATGACATTGACGAACTACTGACCAAACTCGATGGCTTGACCGTTCAAATGAGCGATGGACCGCGCACGCTCCACACGGCCAACGCCCGAACAGAACCACTCGATATGAGCTTTATCGAGAGTTTCCTTTTAATGCTCACCAACTCAAACATCGCTTTTCTTTTGCTGGCCATCGGTGTGCAAGCCATACTGATCGAGATCTCGCATCCCGGTGGATGGGCGGCTGGCTTTCTTGGTGTGGTCTGTCTCTCACTGGCGGTATACGGCATGGGCGTGTTGCCGATCAACTGGTTCGGTATGATCTTCCTCGTTACTGCTTTCGTGTTATTCATCCTTGATATCAAAGCGCCCACGCACGGCGCACTGACCGTGGCAGGTGTTGCCTCATTCATCGTTGGTTCGCTGATGTTGTTCAACTCACCGGGCACGCCGCAATTCCAACGGGTATCGGTGCCATTGGTGGTGGGCATGGGCATCTTCCTCGGGCTGATGTTCTTCGGCATTCTACTGCTTGCGTTACGAACCATCCATGGCCCGGTACTGACCGGGGTGGAACAATATATCGGGAAAGCTGGAACAGCCAAAACGTGGAATGAAGCGGGCGGTCAGGTCCAATTGGAATCGGAGCTGTGGAGCGCGGAAAAGGTTGCCGAGTCCGAGCAAATCAGTAAGGGCGATACAGTGGAAGTCGTCGAAGTAAAAGGTTTACGATTGAAAGTCAAAAAGATAAAATAATTGGACGAAAGCGATTCAAACTTAACTTATGCCTGCTACACCTACGAGAGACCGGGTCATCCCCGAAAAAGACGTTCGCCCACTGCGCCGCCCCGAATGGATCAAGGTGCGCGCGCCCGCGGGCGAGAATTACGAACGCGTGCATGGATTGATGCGTTCGAAGGAATTACATACCGTTTGCGAAGAGGCCATGTGCCCGAACCTCGGCGAATGCTGGGGAAGCGGCACCGCAACCTTCTTGATGCTCGGTGACGTGTGCACACGCACCTGCGCCTTCTGCGATATCAAACATGGCAAGCCCGGACTGTTGGACTGGGGCGAAGCGGAACGCGTGGCGCAGGCGGTCAAGTCGATGGAGTTGAAACATGCGGTCATAACGTCTGTGAACCGCGACGAACGACGCGACGGCGGCGCTCCGATCTTTGCGATGGTCATTCGCCGCATTCGTGAATTGCGACCGGGCTGTTCGATCGAAGTGTTGATCCCCGATTTCAAAGGCTCTGTCGAAGCGTTGAAGATCGTGATGGAAGCACGCCCCGAAATTTTGAACCATAACGTGGAAACAGTTCCGCGATTATTCAAGACCGTCCAGCCACAGGATAATTACGAGTGGGCCGCGGCCACGTTATCGAATGCGAAAAAACTCGACCCCGAAGTGTTGACCAAATCGGGCATCATGGTAGGCCTCGGCGAAACCATGGATGAGGTCAAGGCCGTGATGCGTGACCAACGATCGTGGGGCGTGGACATTCTGACGATCGGTCAGTACCTGCAACCAAGCAAAAAACACATGCCCATCTCGCGTTATTACACGATGGAAGAGTTCGCTGAACTGCGTGACTTCGGCAAAGAGATCGGTTTCCAATGGGTGGAGTCGAACCCGCTGGTGAGGTCTTCGTATCACGCGGCGGAACAGGTGAGAGCGTTAAGTGTGGTGCATCGCAAGTTGTATGGGGAGAGTCAGTAGCACTTAGCGGTTAGCTTTTAGCTATTAGCGGATAGCGATTCGTGAGAGTAACTCCTGTCGAGAGGTCGGCGGGAGTTTTTTATTGTTGGTTATTTTCTGCAGGCTTATAATGCTGTTATGGAGTATATAAGATGTTATACAGCAATATTGCTGTATAACATCCCAAATTGGGTGTTTATACGGCGCGCTGTACAAACACTAGTTAGCCGCCTGTCTTTGAAAATTTTCATCTTTGATGTGGAGAAAATATGTATCTTGACATCGTGCTAGTTGATTACCTAAATCCCGATGGGGTATTAACGACCTACCGAATTACTCCAAAAGAGTCTGGTGAGAAAGTCGTTATTGATAGATTGCGAGATATAGATACAAAATTTTCTAGTCATGACTCTATGGACATTGGCGGAGCAAGAATTTACAACACATCATCTTGTTCTATCCAAATCCAGCAAACTAAACTTAGAAAATATAGCCCGATGGATTCAGATGGCTTAATATTCTTTACATTAGAGCATTTAGGCATTCCAGTAGGTTCTCAACGACAGGCGCACGGCGGCTATTACAACTTCATTCTTCCGCCAAGTTTCAGGTTCACAGATTTACATATTGTTGACCCCTATGACAATAACGAACATGCAATCGAAAAGAAAAAGCATTTTCGCAGCGATGTAATTTGGGACACAAGTTGCAACACATCTTTAGCGAAAATGTTTCTTACATCGAGCAGGGGAACTTTTTCCTTTATATTGTTGGGGAGAGCCAAACTTTACGATGGAAATAACAAATCGGAATTTTTGAACGCACAAGAAACCCAATATGCTGTTTCAAGTATTTTTGATTACCATATCATTTCTGCGGATGGCAAAAAAACGCTTACAGACGATATTGCTAAAAAATCTGAATGGTTGGAACTCAAGCCCAATATCATGGGCTTTGGTATTAATCTGAATGCCATTATCAAAGATAGCATTCAAGCATTTCAAAATAAAGTCAAAAAGTAGCCCATAATTGGGGCGGCGGCTAACACCGCGTGCACTGGACAAGTGCGGGCTTTGCCCTCACTTGAAGGGATTCAGCGCCTTTGGCATTTTCTACCTTTGGCTTTTATCTGCTAATTCCCGCACTTGCCAGTAACGCCTGCCGTTAGGCGCTTAGGTATCTAATGGACACAAATCATATTTTCATTCAATTTAAACGACTAGAAAGACATTATCACGTATCGCTAAAACAAAAAGATGTTATTAGTTTTCT
Proteins encoded in this window:
- a CDS encoding nodulation protein NfeD; protein product: MLFSQVSAQSDKPLALVMTADGPIEPAMLEYFKRGISTAEQRNADLLIVQLNTPGGGIGTMLEIVNAIRSSKVPVVIYVAPRGAIAASAGALITMAGQASAMAPETTIGAVIPIDGSGQNLDSDLRTKEINTLKEKIHPFVSPRGDAALKLAESMIEKGTSADANKALDAKLVDFLADDIDELLTKLDGLTVQMSDGPRTLHTANARTEPLDMSFIESFLLMLTNSNIAFLLLAIGVQAILIEISHPGGWAAGFLGVVCLSLAVYGMGVLPINWFGMIFLVTAFVLFILDIKAPTHGALTVAGVASFIVGSLMLFNSPGTPQFQRVSVPLVVGMGIFLGLMFFGILLLALRTIHGPVLTGVEQYIGKAGTAKTWNEAGGQVQLESELWSAEKVAESEQISKGDTVEVVEVKGLRLKVKKIK
- the lipA gene encoding lipoyl synthase, producing the protein MPATPTRDRVIPEKDVRPLRRPEWIKVRAPAGENYERVHGLMRSKELHTVCEEAMCPNLGECWGSGTATFLMLGDVCTRTCAFCDIKHGKPGLLDWGEAERVAQAVKSMELKHAVITSVNRDERRDGGAPIFAMVIRRIRELRPGCSIEVLIPDFKGSVEALKIVMEARPEILNHNVETVPRLFKTVQPQDNYEWAAATLSNAKKLDPEVLTKSGIMVGLGETMDEVKAVMRDQRSWGVDILTIGQYLQPSKKHMPISRYYTMEEFAELRDFGKEIGFQWVESNPLVRSSYHAAEQVRALSVVHRKLYGESQ